One segment of Triticum aestivum cultivar Chinese Spring chromosome 2A, IWGSC CS RefSeq v2.1, whole genome shotgun sequence DNA contains the following:
- the LOC123188999 gene encoding 70 kDa peptidyl-prolyl isomerase-like, protein MAAVEDETLRAFEEEDDAMMNEPDGEPMDDEEEADSPATMKVGEEKEIGKQGLKKKLVKEGEGWERPETGDEVEVHYTGTLLDGAKFDSSRDRGTPFKFKLGQGQVIKGWDQGIKTMKKGENAVLTIPPDLAYGEAGSPPTIPPNATLRFDVELLSWASVKDICKDGGIFKKVLVEGQKWENPKDLDEVTVKYEARLEDGSVVSKSEGIEFAVKDGYFCPALSKAVKTMKKGEKVLLTVKPQYGFGEQGRPASEVEGAVPPNSTLHIDLELVSWKTVTLIGEDKRILKKVLKEGAGYERPNDGAVVSVRLIGKLDDGTVFTKKGHEGDEPFEFRTDEEQVIEGLDTTVLTMKKGEVASARIPPEHAFGSTETKLDLAVVPPNSTVFYEVEIVSFDKEKESWDLKSNAEKIEAAAKKKDEGNAWFKMGKYAKASKRYEKAAKYIEYDSSFSEDEKKQSKAVKISIKLNNAACKLKLKDYKEAEKLCTKVLELESTNVKALYRRAQAYTELVDLELAELDIKKALEIDPDNREVKVAYKALKDKLREYNKRDAKFYGNMFAKWRKTENAAGKQDAQPMAIDSTA, encoded by the exons ATGGCCGCCGTGGAGGATGAGACGCTGAGGGCGTTCGAAGAGGAGGACGACGCCATGATGAATGAGCCGGACGGCGAGCCcatggacgacgaggaggaggccgactcCCCGGCGACGATGAAGGTCGGCGAGGAGAAGGAGATCGGGAAGCAGGGGCTGAAGAAGAAGCTCGTCAAGGAGGGCGAGGGCTGGGAACGGCCCGAAACCGGCGACGAGGTCGAAG TGCACTACACGGGCACTCTCCTCGACGGGGCCAAGTTCGATTCGAGCCGAGACCGCGGGACTCCCTTCAAGTTCAAGCTCGGGCAGGGGCAGGTGATCAAGGGATGGGACCAGGGCATcaagaccatgaagaaaggcgagAACGCCGTCCTCACCATCCCGCCGGACCTCGCGTACGGCGAGGCGGGCTCCCCGCCCACGATCCCGCCCAACGCGACGCTCCGGTTCGACGTCGAGCTCCTCTCGTGGGCCAGCGTCAAGGACATCTGCAAGGACGGCGGCATCTTCAAGAAGGTCCTCGTCGAGGGTCAGAAATGGGAGAATCCCAAGGATCTGGACGAAGTTACTG TCAAGTACGAGGCCAGACTCGAGGATGGATCGGTCGTGTCCAAGTCAGAGGGTATTGAATTCGCAGTGAAGGATG GTTACTTCTGCCCGGCACTTTCCAAAGCCGTCAAGACCATGAAGAAGGGCGAGAAGGTCCTCCTGACCGTCAAGCCACAAT ATGGTTTTGGCGAGCAAGGAAGGCCGGCTTCTGAAGTTGAAGGCGCCGTGCCCCCGAATTCCACATTGCATATCGATCTTGAGCTAGTCTCCTGGAAGACGGTCACCCTCATCGGTGAAGACAAGAGGATCTTGAAGAAGGTGCTCAAGGAAGGAGCAGGCTACGAGCGCCCCAACGACGGGGCAGTTGTGAGTG TGAGGCTGATCGGCAAGTTGGACGACGGCACTGTGTTCACGAAGAAAGGACATGAAGGCGACGAACCATTCGAGTTCAGGACGGATGAGGAGCAGGTCATCGAAGGGCTGGACACGACGGTGCTCACCATGAAGAAAGGAGAGGTCGCGTCAGCTAGAATACCACCTGAACATGCGTTCGGATCCACCGAGACGAAGCTTGATCTTGCTGTGGTTCCTCCCAACTCCACCGTCTTCTATGAAGTGGAGATTGTTTCCTTCGACAAG GAGAAAGAATCTTGGGACTTGAAGAGTAATGCTGAGAAGATCGAAGCAGCTGCTAAAAAGAAAGATGAAGGAAATGCGTGGTTTAAGATGGGCAAGTACGCCAAGGCTTCCAAGAGATATGAGAAG GCTGCGAAGTACATTGAGTACGACAGCTCCTTCAGCGAGGATGAGAAGAAGCAATCCAAGGCAGTGAAGATcagcatcaagctaaacaacgcaGCGTGCAAGCTGAAGCTAAAGGATTACAAAGAAGCAGAGAAGCTCTGCACCAAG GTTTTGGAACTGGAGAGCACAAACGTCAAGGCTCTGTACCGGAGGGCGCAGGCGTACACCGAGCTCGTGGATCTGGAGCTGGCAGAGCTAGATATCAAGAAGGCTCTGGAGATCGACCCAGACAACAG GGAGGTGAAGGTTGCGTACAAGGCGTTGAAGGACAAGCTGAGGGAGTACAACAAGAGGGACGCCAAGTTCTACGGTAACATGTTCGCCAAATGGAGGAAGACGGAGAACGCCGCCGGGAAGCAGGACGCACAGCCTATGGCCATCGACAGCACCGCGTGA